AAACATCACTTTCTATTTAAATTATTGACCAAGGTGGAGGATTTATGCTTTGAATTAGGCCTTAAATTAATTATATGCTTTTACATATTTTCTTTAGTATAACACACTTTACTCAGTAAACTTTATTTCATATGGTTGTCTATGTAAAAGTTTTTGGTTCTTGTTGTTCTTCTATAGGGTACATTTATTTGCCATATGATACAAGTGTTTTCTAAATTAAATCCCTTTAGCAAGTTAATGAAAATTAGATTACTCAATACTAGTACCTTTGGCCATTTTAAATTGAACTTCACTTTACACATACTATTAAATaactccttttcctttttatttcattttctgaAAAAGTATTCGCTTATTAGTTTTGATTTCTTCACTTACATCACCTTATTGAGTTTTTCAAGGATAAATGCAAAAGTACTATAAAAAgtatatacttttttttatatCAAAACATTGTTGTGCCATAAAAATACATATCAGGATATTTTGGCCCTCTAGCTATTTCTAATGGTGAACACTCCTCCGGCTTGTAATTTTCTAGTGGAATTGATTTAGATGTAATTTCAAACAAGCTCCACTATTGGATATTTAGTTGAATCTTTAGGATATATGGGGCACATTTTCTAACTTTATCTGATGTTGAAATCTTTGTGATAAGTAGTTGTAATCTTGACATATTTTTACTAAATATTTGCATGTCCTAAGATATCTAAATTAGATATCACATATCATTTTATACACGTATCACGATGATATGGATGCTAATACTTACAATAGATAGGGACACATAGTAGAGAGCTTTGAACCCCTAGGAAGagccaaaaaagaaacaaaaatttaaaagaaaaaagtcgGCAATTGACTGGTGAAAGTATAATAGATTTTGTATGATTCAAAATACAAGGGcggccaaaaaagaaaaagtggtgCAGTACACAGTTTTTTCCTAAATGAAGTTAGCCCCCTCTAGCAAAAATATGGTAACCTTTAACTTTCTTGAAGGCATAAAAGTCTTtaaacgcaaaaaaaaaaattataaagagacataaaagaaaagtcaaaatataaaaaggaaataatgatctatttgagattgaaaaaaaatttatgaaaaataaactaaaaaaattttttgactttattttgtttaaattgaATCATATGCATTTAGATACTATTATAACTATTATGAATTTAGAGCCTATATAATTGTCTTTAGTATTTCACATAAAATCTAAAGATAAATCTTGAGCTTTTATTATGGTCCTTATTTATAGTAGTTTATAATTTGGAagaatcatttttttctttattatttgtTTCATTCAAAAAGCATttgttaatttcaattttttaaattataatcaATAACATATATACTATCCTACTATAAGAGGAAAAGCAACCCAAGTGTGTTTCATAAGGAGTTAGAAGAAAATGCCCATCTATACAAGAGAAGGCATATCCTTTGGATATTTTTAGACTGCTTGATGCAAGATTTAAACGTGTGATCTACAGTTAGAAGAGAGATTATAAATCTTCCGGGCAAATATCTTAATTTTCACAAATTATTCAGCAATTAGTCAAGGAAATAAATGGCCAATGCAAGAAATCTCTATCATAATAAATGATTTGAATGGAGGAATGTTTGTGAATCAAATAATTCTCCTATTATTAAACAATGAATTTGATTGCTTCTAAAAGTTAGTAAAAAATGATGAGTGGAaagttttaaaagaaattttatttacaaaatgaaataaacatAAATGTATGTAGAATCACTTTTCTTAATAAACATATGATCCTTTATTAAATTTTGACATAAAgaaagggtaaaaaaaaaaaaagaaaaaaagggtcaCATGATGACTTGTGAGTATCAGTGACACAGAACACAGTACAAGGCATATGTACCAGGAAGAAAGCATACAAAAACCCATATGCCTACGTTGGCAGACCCACTTTCCCAAGGTGATGAACAGCACCATCAGGCGAGGCTCCAGCTGGGAAGGATTGCTGATGAGGCGGCCATATGGCGCAAGTCCAGGCCTGTGCATGCAGGGTACTACTCAGACGGTGAGGAGGCAGCTGCTGCGACGCCCATGCCTCGCGACCTGCTGTCCGCCTCCCTCAAGCAATTTAGCTCCTCCCTGTGCCAACGCCTATGCGCAAAAGTACAGAATGAGGACGATTTCGCTGCAGCTGGGCTGAAATGCGCACGGAAGAAGAAACAATCCCATCTTCAGCTCCCTTGGCATGTTCTCACCCGACAGGCTTCTAAAACCGGTAACGTACTTCTCCCTCCATTACCATTCATAATCTACTCATCTGGAACGTTAGAGGGGCTTTGGGCAGATCCTCTGCCTGCCGTTTGAAGCATTTAATCCGCTTACATAATATCTCGATACTTGTTCTTCTTGAGCCTATGGTGGGCGTGTCCGCTATGGAGTTGTTTCACCTTAGATTTTCCTTTGACTTTTGTTTGTCTAACATTTCTAATAAAATCTGGATCTTCTGGAGGTTTGGTTTTCATTTTAATGTCCTTTGGAACTCTGAACAAATGATTCATGCAATGGTGGCGCATGACACTTGGCTGCATGTGGTGGATGCCACCTTTGTTTATGCAAAATGTACGTGGTCGGAAAGGAGGGCATTATGGGCTGACTTAGAGGCCGTTGCCGGGTCTGTTACACGGCCATGGCTGGTGGGTGGTGATTTCAACGTCATATCCTCCCTTACTGAATATACTGGCAGGTCATCCCAAGATTTGGGAGCCATTGCCGATTTTAATGAAGCGACCTCCTCATCGGGTCTCAATGAGATCCCCTTTTCTGGTAGCTCTTACATGTGGACAGGAATGAGAGCTGGCGCTCCTGTTTGAAAGCGATTGGATAGGATCCTCGTTAATCAACAATGGTATGACCTTATGCCCAATACTGTTGTTCAACACCTCAATCGTACTACCTCAGACCATACCCCGCTCCTCTTACAAATGCATGCAACCTCCCCGCACGCCCTACGGCCATTTAAGTTTCAGCACTTTTGGACATCAAGTCCCAATTTCCTCCAGGTAGTTCACGATAATTGGAGTTTGCCTGTCCAGGGGTATGGTATGTACTCCCTGGCCTTCAAGCTAAAATGGTTGAAGGTTTGTTTAAAGGTTTGGAGCAGTCAGCACTTTAGAAACATCTTCCAGAAGGTTAGGCAGCACGAGCTGGAAGTGCAGCAAAATGAGCTCTAATACAAATTGCGATTGACAGAGGAGGCACGATGCTCCCTGCATCATGCCCAAGCCCACCTATTGATCTTGAAGCATGCAGAGGCCCCAACCTGGGTCTAGACACGTAGCAGACCAGGTATGGCCGAGCTGGGCCTCGACCCCAGGCCCCTAGCAACCGTCCTGGGCCGCGCCGCTGCTAGGGCTCCAGAAGGGTCAGGGGACCATCCCGCAGAGGTCGGAGGAGATTCCCCTTGGCGCGGGATAAGGGCTATACCTGGCAAGTCCCGAAACATATGGAGGTCGGACTCCCAAGAAGGTATAAATGGTACAGCACACCACTTACACAGGGTACGCTCACTATTGTCACATTACTCCCGGTTGCTTAATTCCTGTAAACCTCATCCACCGGtgaactaacttgaccgtcggagtgccctcgaGGCCCCTTGTTAGACCACTCTCTTGGCTGTCTTGCAGGCTTGGAACCATCTCTTCCCATCAGCACGCCGAGCTCATCAGTTCAGCTTGGTCCGGGGAAGCTCAGCGCTTCTTCAGTTGgtgccgtctgtgggaacgacAGGTAAGTGCAGTTACGTTGATGGCAAGAACCCGTTCCAAGCGGACCGTGGATAGCACCGGCCCTGGAGCCGGTGAGGGCTCCCTGCGGATGGAGACTGGGGCGGATTCTGGCGCCGGGGGCTCAGCCCTGTCAGGGGAACGGAGACagcagattttccagttcgtgACGGAGAACCTCCCTATGCTGGAAGACATCATCCGGCAGGCGAAGGAGGGGGGCGAAGCCGGTGGCGAACAGACCTCCAAGGTgaaagggaaagagaaagaaCCACTTCTCGACCCCTCGGAGGATGAGTCACGCGACCAGCCCCCCAGAAGGAAACGGCCACGGATTCCCTCTCGCCCCCGAGTCTCGGTGGTCGAGGACAGCGAGAGATACTCCCGCGACCGGTCCGCGGGGAGTCGTCCAAGAGACCCCTCCCCACGGAAACCCACGCGGAATGGGCTCGAACGTTCCCCTGCTCGGTCTGTCAAGAGCCGGTCGCGCGACCTCCCCCCGTGGAAACCTGTCCGAGACGAATTCGAGCAGATCTTGCGGCCGCAGTTATACGAGAACAACTACACCACCTCGCCTTTTCCCCGGGTGATAGAGGATTACCCACTGCCCCGGAGGTTCAAGATCCCGAGCATTGAGATGTATGATACTTCAACCGACCCGGAAGACCACCTCTCGGTCTTCCTGACGCACATGCATCTGCAAACAGCCGCGGATGAGATCCGCTGGAAGACCTTCCCCATGTTCTTAAAGGGGAAGACCCGGCTCTGGTTCCAAGGTCTGGCACCAGGGTCTATCCGGAGTTTCCCTGAACTGGCCAAACAGTTCGTAGCCCAGTTCGTTTCCTCGAAAACTTACTCGAAGAATGTGACTCACCTAATGGCTATCCGGCAAAGGCCCGACGAGTCCCTGAGTAATTTCATGACCTGTTTCAACGCGGAGAGTTTACAGGTCAGGGATAAAGACGAAAAGGTGGTCATGGTCGCCTTCATGAATGGGTTCAGGGTAGAGGAGCTCTTCTACAAGCTGGCCGAGAAGCCTCCTGAAAATCTGGAGGAGCTCCTGACCAGGGCGCACGCGGCCGCTAATACGAAGGAGGCAGGCCGTCTGAAAAAAGAGTCCGATCGAGAGCTCGGAGATCGAAGGGGACGGGGAAACCCCTCCGAGAGCAAGGATGGTCCGGCCAAGAAAAACGTCTTTGACCGGCTCTCGAGGGAGAAAGCCCCTGCTCCGCCACCACTCCCGGAGAAGGGCTACACCCCCTTGACTCGGCCTAGGGCCCAGATCCTGGCTGTCATGGAGGCGGAAGGCCTGGGAGGTCGGCCGCCCAAGATGGGGACACCTCGGAACAAGAGGAACCAGGACCGGTACTGCGCCTTCCACCGCGACGTCGGACACGACACGGAGGGGTGTTGGACCCTGCGAAAGGAGATCGAAAATCTGATCCAGCACGGCTTCCTGGGGCGATTCGTGCGGCAAGGTTGCCCTGGCCAGGAGTCCGGGCACACCTACCTTAGAGATCGGGGCGAAGGCCGGAGTCGCGACCGTCCTGAGCGGTGTGACGTGCGTCGGTGCCGCTCCCCCGACCAGGACATCCAGAACCTGGCTGGAGTGATAAACACCATCGCCGGGGGCCCCACCGGGGGAGACAGTCACACAGCCCGGAAGAACAGGCGACCTCCCCTCGAGGGGGATGACTCCCTGAAACGGCTGTGCATGGACGAGGAGATCACTTTCGGACCAAGGGATGCAGTTCCCCTAGCGTCCGGGAACCATGAGGCCATTGTGATAGACATTGTCACCAACAACTATCGGGTGAAGAAGGTGTACGTCGACCAAGGAAGTGCGGTTGACATTATGTTCTATCGGGTGTTCAAGGAGTTCGGCTTGGAGGACGGGCAGCTGACCCCAGTTCGAACACCACTGATGGGTTTCACCGGACCCCCTATCAACCCGGAGGGAATGATCACCCTGATGGTCACGGTAGGGCAGGCCCTCAAATGCCGGACCATTCCTATCAACTTCGTGGTGGTCAAACAACAATCCCCGTACAACGTGTTCCTGGGTCGGCCTGTCTTGAACGCTCTCCGAGCTATCCCCTCAACGCTCCACCTCAACGTCAAATTCTCCACTCCGGAAGGAATAGCCGAGGTACACGGTAACCCAGAGGTGGCCCGAACTTGCTATTTGGCCATACTTCAAGGATGGGAGAAGGTGGTCGCCTAGACGACCTGCCTGGAGCCCTACATTCCAGGGGAGGAAAGCCGGCAGCTGGGCACCCCGGACGAGATAGAGGAGTTCCCCTTGTGGGAGGACCAGCCCGACCGGGTGATCCGTATCGGCTCGCTGCTACCCCTTGAGGAGAATGAGGGTTTGAAGGCCCTGTTAAGGGAATACTCCCAAATCTTCGCATGGACGATTGAGGACATGCCCGGGATTCCAATCGACCTGGCCGTCCACCACCTCAACGTGGATCCTCGCTTCAAGCCGGTGAAGTAAAAGAAGAGGAGTTTCACCCCAGAAAGGAATGAGGTGATCAAGAAAGAGGTTGGAAAACTGCTGGAGTCTAAGATCATCCTAGAGGTCTACTACCTGACCTGGTTAGCCAACCCGGTATTGGTTAGGAAGGAGGACCAAACCTGGAGGATGTGCGTGGACTTCACAGATCTCAACAAAGCCTGCCCAAAGGACTGTTTTTCTCTGCCGAGAATCGACAGGTTAGTAGATTCTACTGTGGGCTTTGATGTCGTGTGTTTTTTGGATGCTTTCAAGGGGTACCACCAGATAGAGATGGCTGAGAAGGACCGGGAAAAGACCTCCTTTATCACCGAGGAAGGAACCTACTGCTACCGGACTATGCCGTTTGGCCTGAAAAATGCTGGAGCCACCTACCAGCGCCTGGTCAACAAACTATTCCAAAATCAGATCGGCAGGAGCATGCAAGTCTACGTAGATGACATGGTCGTCAAGAGCCGAACTGATCGGCAGCTCATTCCTGACCTGAGGGAGATCCTAAGCATCCTGCGGGAGAGTCGGATGCGACTGAACCCGAAGAAATGTACCTTCGAGGTCAGGTCGGGGAGGTTTCTGGGATTTCTGGTGTCTCGGGACGGGATCCGGGCCAAGTTCCAGGCTATCATAGACATGACCCCCCCGAGGAGCGTAAGGGAGGTCCAGCGGCTCACAAGAAGGATAGCCGCCCTGAACAGATTCCTCTCGCGTTCCGCCGTCAAGGGGCTGCCTTTCTTCCGAATCTTAAAAGCTCTCAAGAACTTTCAATGGACTGAAGAGTGCCAGACAGCCTTCGCCGACCTGAAAACCTACCTGGTTGAGCTGCCCACTCTGACCGCCCCGGAGCCGGGGGAGACATTGCTCCTATACCGATCCGCTTGAAACGATGCCGTCAGCGCGATCTTGGTGCGGGAGGACGGGAAGGCTCAGATGCCGGTATACTACGTCAGCCGTACTTTACAAGGGCCGGAGACGCGGTACACACCGGCTAAGAAGCTGGTCCTTGCCTTGGTGCACGCGGCCCGAAAGCTCCGGCCCTACTTTCAGACTCACAGCATCGTCGTCGTGGCTGATCAGACCCTAGGGCAGATACTTACAAGGCCCGAGGTCTCGGGCAAGATGATCAAGTGGGCCGTCGAGCTGGCCGAGCACGACATTGGTTATCAGCCCCGCACTGCTATTAAGGTTCAGCCCTTGGCCGACTTCCTTGCTGAGGGGGCTAACTTGGCCGTGACCGGGCAGAACTCTCCGTCCAGTAAGGCGCGGTTGGGGGAGCCTTGGATTCTGTTCGTGGACGGGGCCTCTAACAAGGAAGGGAGCGAAGCTGGGCTGCTGCTCATCTCGCCGACCGGGGAGGAGCTGACCTACGCTCTTCGATTTGACTTCCCCGCATCCAACAATGAAACTGAGTACGAGACCCTACTTACGGGATTGCGGATAGCCCACCGAATGGGTATAACCGCCATCAAAGTCCGGAGCGATTCCAGCTCGTCGTCCTCCAAGTCCGCGGGGAGTACGAAGCCAATGAGGAGGTCATGAGGAAATACTTGGCCAAGGTACAGGAGGCAATCGTCCTGTTCGACACTTTTGAAATCGAGCGGGTGCCGAGGTCACAAAATAAGCGTGCGGATGCCCTGTCGAAACTGGCGTCCTCCTCGTTTGCGCACCTGAACAAAGAAGTCTTGGTAGAGTTGGTCAAACAGAAAAGTATTGACCAAATCCAGATCTTGGCTATAGACAGCTCGGTCACTTGGATGACCCCCTTGATGGACTTCCTCAACTCGGGTGTCCTACCCGAAGACAAAA
The genomic region above belongs to Coffea arabica cultivar ET-39 chromosome 7c, Coffea Arabica ET-39 HiFi, whole genome shotgun sequence and contains:
- the LOC140010700 gene encoding uncharacterized protein, which codes for MPVYYVSRTLQGPETRYTPAKKLVLALVHAARKLRPYFQTHSIVVVADQTLGQILTRPEVSGKMIKWAVELAEHDIGYQPRTAIKVQPLADFLAEGANLAVTGQNSPSSKARLGEPWILFVDGASNKEGSEAGLLLISPTGEELTYALRFDFPASNNETEYETLLTGLRIAHRMGITAIKVRSDSSSSSSKSAGSTKPMRRS